A genomic stretch from Lathyrus oleraceus cultivar Zhongwan6 chromosome 2, CAAS_Psat_ZW6_1.0, whole genome shotgun sequence includes:
- the LOC127123464 gene encoding ATP synthase subunit beta, chloroplastic-like: MTITPPPSDTEVSALENKNLRRIAQIIDLVLDVIFPPGKMPYIYNALVFQGRDTVDQQIHVTCEVHQLLGNNRIKVVVMSATGGLKRGMEVVDTKDALSVPVEGATLGQIFNMLGEPIDNLGSVDTRTISHIHRYVSAFIQLDTQLSIFETGIKVVDLLAPYHRVQRKMHARLGEGFLLFYLIKHGIFYFIRLVLCSSPGQPILINR, encoded by the coding sequence ATGACAATAACTCCTCCCCCTTCTGATACTGAGGTTTCTGCACTTGAAAACAAAAATCTGAGGCGTATTGCGCAAATAATTGATCTGGTACTCGATGTAATTTTTCCACCAGGAAAGATGCCTTATATTTACAACGCTCTGGTATTTCAAGGTCGAGATACGGTTGACCAACAAATTCACGTAACTTGTGAAGTACATCAATTATTAGGAAATAATCGAATTAAGGTTGTAGTTATGAGTGCTACGGGTGGTCTAAAGAGAGGAATGGAAGTGGTTGACACGAAAGATGCTCTAAGTGTTCCAGTCGAAGGAGCAACATTAGGTCAAATTTTCAACATGCTTGGAGAGCCTATTGATAATTTGGGTTCTGTAGATACTCGCACAATATCTCATATTCATAGATATGTGTCTGCCTTTATACAGTTAGATACACAATTATCCATTTTTGAAACAGGAATTAAAGTAGTTGATCTTTTAGCTCCTTATCACCGTGTGCAGAGAAAAATGCATGCACGGCTTGGGGAGggatttttattgttttatttgattaaacATGGAATTTTCTACTTCATCCGACTAGTTCTGTGTTCGAGTCCCGGGCAACCCATTCTAATTAATAgataa